The Mesoterricola silvestris sequence CGGCGCAAGGGGACGACCCGCTCGGCCTCCCGGGGCTCCACGAGGGTTTCCATGGCGGCCAGGAGGTGGGGGACGGAGAAGGTGGTGTCCACGCACATGCGGTGGGGCAGCTGCAGGGGGATGACGTAGCAGGGCACCTCGGGGAGCTTCACCAGCCCCTTGAAGAGCCGGTCCGTGCAGCTCACGGCCACGATGAGGTCGGGGCGGAAGGCCCGGGCCTCCCGGTAGGCCTTGTGGCTGCGGTTGGAGATGCGGGTGTCCCAGGTGCGGTTCAGATGCAGGGGCAGGAAGTCCCCCACGGGGCACAGGCCGCACTCGTAGCAGCTGGACAGGTCGGTGAGCACGTCGGCCTTGCAGCGGGCCATCTGGATGCAGTGGGGGAGCAGCACCAGGGCCCGGCGGGCCTTGGCGTCCCGGAAGAGGCCGCGCACCTTCTGGTTGTTCCAGGCGCAGAAGGAGAGGATCCAGGCCTCCTCCATGCCGATGCGCCGGAAAAGGGGGCGCAGCGCCCACACCCAGCCCGCGTCCCAGCGCTGGATGGCGGTGCGGGCCCGGGCGTAGGTCCGGCCGGTCTTGAAGGTGGGCCACACTTCGCCCAGGCAGGCCATGGCGCCCAGGACCAGCCAGCCCCGGGGCCAGCCCAGGCCCGCCGGCTCCATCACCGCCAGGACCATGAGCGCCGCGGCCAGGGTCAGGGGCACGCCCCGGCGCACGGCGATGAACAGCCGCGGGCGCTCCAGGGGCAGGGGGTGCTGCGTCATGCGCCCATTATTTCCCGATGCTGGCGAGGCCCACAAGCTTTTTGAGGTCCTCGTCCTTCCACCGGATGCCGCCGCCCACGAAGAAGGTGCGCAGGTCGGCGTTGGCGATATCCTGGAGCCCGGCCATGGCGTAGAAGCCCTTGTAGAACTGGTAGCTGGTGGTGAGGCGGTAGCGGGGGTTGGGCTTGTCGGTCCGCTTTGTGAAATCGTAGGCGAGGCCGCCGAAGCGCAGGCGGTCGTTGAAGGCCCGGAACTCGGCGCCCACGCCGCCCCGGCCTTCCACGAGGCCCGCGGTGAAGACGTAGTTCTCGGCGATGCGCTTGGCGAACTGGGCCGAAACGGTGAAGGTCTGGTCGACGTTGATGGAACGCTCGGCCACCGAAACCTGGGTGGGGAGGCCGGTCTTGGGATCGATGACGGTGGCGGTGTGCGTGGATTCGGAGATCTTGCCGTCGGGGGTGGAGGCCAGCTCCAGGGAATACCAATGATCGCGGGAGGGCACGATATCGATGCCGATGCCCACCTTGGAATCGCCGCGCTTGGTCCACCGGGCCCCGTTCAGGTCCAGGTTGAGGTCCATGGCTTTCCATCCGCCCAGCATGGAATTGACGTTGTCCACGGCCAGGTTGATCTTCTGGACGGTGGTCTCGTCGTTGAGCAGCTTGCCGATGGTGCCTTCGCCGCGGTTCATCTTCCCGGTGATCTGGTTGACGTTGTCCACCGTCACGTGGAGGTCGGCGGAGAGCTTGCGGACGTCCTTGAGGATGCCGTTGAGCTCGGGCCGCCCGTCGTTCACCATGGCGTTGAGGTTCTTGCCCAGGTCCTCGAACTGCTGGGCCAGCCGGGGCAGGCGTTCCCGGAGCTCGCCGCTCATCTGCTGGACGTTGGCCATGGTGGCGTTGATGGCGCCGTGGTTCTCCTGGCTCATGGCCCGGAATTCGCCGGTGAGCACGCGGATGTTGTCCACGATCTCGTCCAGCTTGGCCCGGCCCTCCTCGCCGCCGATGCTCTTGTTCAGGGCGCCGGTGATGCTCTTGACGTCCTGGCTGATGGAGCCGAGCGATTCCATGATCGTGTCCATGCCCATGCCGGCCCTGCTGGGGATGGTGCCGTCGTTGGGCAGGGGCCCGGCCTCGGGGTGGCCGGGGTCCAGCTCGATGTACTTCTCGCCCAGGATGCCGATGGAGCTCAGGGAGGCCGCGGCGTCCTTGTAGATGTGGAACTCCTGGGGCAGGGAGAGCACGACCCGGGCCGTTTTGCCCTGGAGCTCGATGGTGGTCACGGCGCCCACGGGCACGCCCGCGACCCGCACCTTGCTCTGGAGGCTCAGGCCCGCCACCTGGGCGAAGGAGGTGGACACGTGGTTCTGGCCGTTGCCGCCGAAGAGCTCGAGCTTCTCCATGCGCAGGATGAGGATGCCCAGCACGCCGATGCTCGCGACGAAGAACGCTCCGACTTTCGTTTCCAGTTTCATGCTCATGGGCGGGCCTCGGGCTGGGAAGGCTTCTTGGAGGGCGGCGGCGGGTCCTGCAGGAAGGGACCGTCGGCGTCGCCCCGGAGGAACTGCTGGATGACCTCGTGGGGGTTCACCCGGAAGTCGTCGGGCTTCTGCACCGCCAGGCACTTGCCCCGGAACAGCAGGGCGATGCGGTCGGCGATGGCGAAGGCGCTCTTGAGATCGTGGGTGATGGTGATGCTGGTGACGCCCAGCTCC is a genomic window containing:
- a CDS encoding DUF116 domain-containing protein, which gives rise to MTQHPLPLERPRLFIAVRRGVPLTLAAALMVLAVMEPAGLGWPRGWLVLGAMACLGEVWPTFKTGRTYARARTAIQRWDAGWVWALRPLFRRIGMEEAWILSFCAWNNQKVRGLFRDAKARRALVLLPHCIQMARCKADVLTDLSSCYECGLCPVGDFLPLHLNRTWDTRISNRSHKAYREARAFRPDLIVAVSCTDRLFKGLVKLPEVPCYVIPLQLPHRMCVDTTFSVPHLLAAMETLVEPREAERVVPLRREGIA
- a CDS encoding MlaD family protein, with protein sequence MSMKLETKVGAFFVASIGVLGILILRMEKLELFGGNGQNHVSTSFAQVAGLSLQSKVRVAGVPVGAVTTIELQGKTARVVLSLPQEFHIYKDAAASLSSIGILGEKYIELDPGHPEAGPLPNDGTIPSRAGMGMDTIMESLGSISQDVKSITGALNKSIGGEEGRAKLDEIVDNIRVLTGEFRAMSQENHGAINATMANVQQMSGELRERLPRLAQQFEDLGKNLNAMVNDGRPELNGILKDVRKLSADLHVTVDNVNQITGKMNRGEGTIGKLLNDETTVQKINLAVDNVNSMLGGWKAMDLNLDLNGARWTKRGDSKVGIGIDIVPSRDHWYSLELASTPDGKISESTHTATVIDPKTGLPTQVSVAERSINVDQTFTVSAQFAKRIAENYVFTAGLVEGRGGVGAEFRAFNDRLRFGGLAYDFTKRTDKPNPRYRLTTSYQFYKGFYAMAGLQDIANADLRTFFVGGGIRWKDEDLKKLVGLASIGK